A genomic region of Melopsittacus undulatus isolate bMelUnd1 chromosome 5, bMelUnd1.mat.Z, whole genome shotgun sequence contains the following coding sequences:
- the TTLL1 gene encoding polyglutamylase complex subunit TTLL1, whose protein sequence is MAGKVKWVTDIEKSVLINNFEKRGWIQVAENEDWNFYWMSVQTIRNVFSVETGYRLSDDQIVNHFPNHYELTRKDLMVKNIKRYRKELEKEGSPLAEKDENGKYIYLDFVPVTFMLPADYNLFVEEFRKNPSSTWIMKPCGKAQGKGIFLINKLSQIKKWSRDSKTSSFVSQSSKEAYVISLYINNPLLIGGKKFDLRLYVLVSTYRPLRCYMYKLGFCRFCTVKYTPSTSELDNMFVHLTNVAIQKHGDDYNHIHGGKWTVSNLRLYLESTRGKEVTNKLFDEIHWIIVQSLKAVAPVMNNDKHCFECYGYDIIIDDKLKPWLIEVNASPSLTSSTANDRILKYNLINDTLNIAVPNGEIPDCKWNKSPPKEVLGNYEVLYDEEMAQSDGPDRDLRSRPGQSTGAKGNRAKDSGKPVLTTWK, encoded by the exons GATGAGTGTACAAacaatcagaaatgttttcagcgTGGAAACTGGTTACCGCCTCTCCGATGACCAGATTGTCAATCATTTCCCAAACCACTATGAACTGACCAGAAAAGATTTGATGGTAAAGAATATCAAGCGATACAGGAAAGAACTTGAGAAAGAAGGAAGTCCACTTgcagaaaaggatgaaaatgggaaatacaTTTATTTGG ATTTTGTTCCTGTTACTTTTATGCTTCCGGCCGATTATAATCTCTTTGTTGAAGAATTCAGGAAAAATCCCTCCAGCACTTGGATTATGAAACCTTGTGGCAAAGCTCAAGGAAAAGGAATATTTCTAATCAATAAACTCTCCCAAATTAAAAAATGGTCTCGAGACAGCAAAACGTCTTC GTTTGTATCTCAGTCTTCCAAAGAAGCCTATGTGATTTCTCTCTATATTAACAATCCATTACTTATTGGTGGAAAGAAATTTGATCTTCGTCTCTATGTTTTAGTATCTACATATCGTCCACTGAGATGTTACAT GTATAAACTTGGATTTTGCCGGTTTTGCACAGTAAAATATACACCAAGTACAAGTGAACTGGATAACATGTTTGTACATCTTACAAACGTTGCCATTCAGAAACATGGG GATGATTACAATCATATCCATGGAGGCAAATGGACAGTGAGTAACTTACGCCTGTATCTGGAGAGCACACGTGGAAAGGAAGTCACAAACAAATTATTTGATGAAATTCACTGGATAATTGTGCAGTCACTGAAGGCTGTGGCG cCTGTAATGAATAATGATAAACACTGCTTTGAGTGTTATGGATATGACATTATCATTGATGACAAGCTTAAACCATGGCTAATTGAG gTTAATGCTTCCCCTTCTCTTACTTCCAGTACCGCTAATGATCGGATCTTGAAGTATAATCTTATTAATGACACACTTAACATTGCTGTGCCTAATGGGGAAATTCCAGACTGTAAGTGGAATAAATCTCCACCAAAAGAAGTTCTTGGCAATTACGAAGTCTT ATACGATGAAGAGATGGCACAAAGCGATGGTCCCGATCGTGACTTGCGCAGTCGTCCTGGGCAATCCACTGGAGCAAAAGGAAATCGTGCAAAAGATTCAGGAAAGCCTGTACTGACCACCTGGAAGTGA